The genomic interval TGGCAAGCCGTATTTTGTCATGCACAGCATGACCTACGGTTAAGAACGTCATGCAGAGCATGACCTACGTGGTGTACTCTGAATTGAAGGTGACGTAGGTGGTGGTCAGGTCGCTTGCCCAGTGGACTCCTGCGCCGCTGCCTGATCCGACGATCAGCTCCACCAATACTTCCGGCGATTGAGACATCGTTTTGCTCAAAGACGCCGCGTCGTAGGGTAGCGGGCGTCCGTTTTCGTAAATCAATACGCCGCAAAGTGTCAAACATGTCTTCGTCGGCTCGATCGGTGGTCCCGCGTAGCCGACCGCGGAAACGATTCGTCCCCAGTTGGGGTCCGCGCCCGTGATCGCGGTCTTGACCAGTGGGCTTGCGCCGACGGTGCGTGCGATGAGTTCGGCATCACGGTCGCATTGGGCGCCGCTGACACAGATCTTCATCCAGTGCGTGGCACCTTCGCCATCGGCAACCAGTTCGCGAGCGATCTCGACGCACAGTTCGTTGAGGCAATTAGCGAACGTGGTTTCATCTTTGCCGGACAACAACTCACCGACTTGTCCACTGGCTAGCAGCAGCAGGGTGTCGTTGGTGCTGGCATGCCCGTCGACGCTGACTCGGTTGTAGCTGCCGTCGGCGGCTTGTTTCAGCAACCGCGTTGCTTGCTCCGGCGTCAGCTTGGCGTCCGTCGTCACCACCGACAGCATCGTGGCCATATTGGGAGCGATCATTCCGGCGCCCTTGGCCATCGCCGTGATCGTGATCGTTTGGTCGGCAATCTGCAACTGACGCGAACACGTCTTTCGGCTTTTGTCGGTGGTCATGATCGCTTGTGCGGCAGAGACAAACGCATCCACGCCGGTGTCGAGTTTTTGCAGCACGTCGTCGATGCCGGAACGGACTTTCTCCATCGGCAGCAAGTTTCCGATCACGCCGGTGCTCATCACCAGCACGTCCGACGCGTCGCATCCCAAAGCGTCGGCGACACGTTGGCACATTTCGGCCGTGTCCGCGTCTCCTTGTTCGCCGGTGCACGCGTTGGCGTTGCCGCTGTTGGCGATCACGGCGCGAACGGACTGGGAGGGTGTGTTGCGTCGGCACCAGACGACCGGGGCGGCGACGATCTGGTTGGTGGTGTAGACTCCGGCGGCGACCAGTGGCTGGTCTCCGACGATGAGCGAAATGTCGGGTTTACCACTTTTCTTGATCCCGGCGATGACGCCACCGAATCGGAATCCATTGGGAACGCAAAGAGGCTTGTCTGTCATCGTTTTTCGGGGTTTTCTCTGTGAAATCACTGCGGTCTACTGGGGGCGTTCCCAGGGCGTCGCGGTCCCGCACTGGGGGTGATCGACGCTGGTGTTGCCTGATGCGGCATCATCGCTGATTGACGCTACGGCACAATAGAGCAAACTTTGCCAAACAAGTTCACTACTCATTCATCCGACGTTCCTCATTTAACGCCCTCGGCCGGAAATTTGTCCTCCTCGATGCCCGCTGCCGTAGCCGAAGAACTGTCCGAATCGTCGATCCCTGTTGCCAGGCCGGTCGTGCAGGTCGACCGTTTGTCCAAACGGTACGGCGAATTCTATGCGTTGCGAGAATGCACGCTGGCGGTCCAACCGGGTGATGTGTTCGGTTTGTTGGGACCGAACGGTGCGGGCAAGACGACTTTGATCCGTTCGCTGTTGGGACACCTGCGGCCGACGTCGGGCAGCGCGACGGTCGACGGTTGTGACCCGCAAGTCGACGCGGTGGCGTTGCGGCGCAAAGTTTCTTACTTGCCAGGCGATGCTCGTTTGCCGAGACACCTGCGGGGCGATGCCGTGTTGAGTTTCTTTGCCGAACTGCACCCCGAAGGCGATCTGCGGCGAAGTCGCGAGGTGGCCGAGCGTTTGGAGTTGGACTTGCGAGTCCGCGTGGCGATGATGTCGACCGGGATGCGACAGAAGCTGGCGTTGGCGGTCGTGCTGGGTCCGATGACGCCGTTGTTGATTTTGGACGAACCCACCGCGAACTTGGACCCGACGGTGAGGGCGGCGGTACTGGATTTGGTGATGGAAGCACACGCGGCGGGACGAACGGTGATGTTCTCGTCTCATGTGTTGAGCGAGATCGAGGACACCTGCAATCGCGTCGTGTTCTTGCGTCGTGGTTTGCTGGTGCGAGAGCTGCAAATGCGAGACCTGTTTCAACGTCATCGAATCAGCGCGGCCCTGTCGAGCGGACGAACCGTCCAAAGTATTGAGATTCCCGAAGCGTTTGCCGATTGCGTCACCGTGACGTCGCTGCGAGATTCCAAGGACAGCGATTCCAAGGACAGCGATTCCAAGGGCAGCGAGTCCGAGGGCAGCGAGTCTCGGGTACGAATCGACACGTCGGGTGATCTGTCGCCGATGTTGCGTTGGATCAGCGAGTTGGGGTTGAAAGAAATTCGCATCGAGCCGCTCGGGTTACGCGCGGTTTACAACGATGTTCATCGCGGGACGGACGCCCAGTCGGAGATGCCAACGCGATGAATCGTGTTTTGATCCGGAATTACATCAAGCAATCGCTGTTGTTGTTCGCGTCATGTGCGTTCGCCTTGTTCGCGTTCGCTTGGGTGCGTGTCTGGGTGGTCAGTCTGTTGGACATGTCCCAGTTCCAAACGATCCTGGAGCAGTTTCGCGATTTCGAAAAGTACGCTCCGATCGACTTTGACTCGCTGTTCACCTATCCGGGGCGAGTGGGCATGACCTTTGACGAGCCCATCGTCATTTTTTGCGTGGTGATCTGGTGCATCGCGCGGGGCAGTGACGTGGTCAGTGGCGAGTTGGGACGCGGC from Stieleria varia carries:
- a CDS encoding ABC transporter ATP-binding protein, whose protein sequence is MPAAVAEELSESSIPVARPVVQVDRLSKRYGEFYALRECTLAVQPGDVFGLLGPNGAGKTTLIRSLLGHLRPTSGSATVDGCDPQVDAVALRRKVSYLPGDARLPRHLRGDAVLSFFAELHPEGDLRRSREVAERLELDLRVRVAMMSTGMRQKLALAVVLGPMTPLLILDEPTANLDPTVRAAVLDLVMEAHAAGRTVMFSSHVLSEIEDTCNRVVFLRRGLLVRELQMRDLFQRHRISAALSSGRTVQSIEIPEAFADCVTVTSLRDSKDSDSKDSDSKGSESEGSESRVRIDTSGDLSPMLRWISELGLKEIRIEPLGLRAVYNDVHRGTDAQSEMPTR
- the argJ gene encoding bifunctional glutamate N-acetyltransferase/amino-acid acetyltransferase ArgJ yields the protein MTDKPLCVPNGFRFGGVIAGIKKSGKPDISLIVGDQPLVAAGVYTTNQIVAAPVVWCRRNTPSQSVRAVIANSGNANACTGEQGDADTAEMCQRVADALGCDASDVLVMSTGVIGNLLPMEKVRSGIDDVLQKLDTGVDAFVSAAQAIMTTDKSRKTCSRQLQIADQTITITAMAKGAGMIAPNMATMLSVVTTDAKLTPEQATRLLKQAADGSYNRVSVDGHASTNDTLLLLASGQVGELLSGKDETTFANCLNELCVEIARELVADGEGATHWMKICVSGAQCDRDAELIARTVGASPLVKTAITGADPNWGRIVSAVGYAGPPIEPTKTCLTLCGVLIYENGRPLPYDAASLSKTMSQSPEVLVELIVGSGSGAGVHWASDLTTTYVTFNSEYTT